A stretch of Ipomoea triloba cultivar NCNSP0323 chromosome 13, ASM357664v1 DNA encodes these proteins:
- the LOC116001566 gene encoding transcription factor bHLH147, whose translation MASSLVPNTVTNTASRAAARRRKKKRSQAPSAESQDASDNNSAAEWKSEAQQQVYSSRLLGALRMLRLSPPSSPAAPKGGRAVREVADRVLAVTAKGRTRWSREILTNRLKLKFMKKHNKRQRVVAAAATAARGNSRLPKKPRLSILRLKMKNLPTVQRKARVLGRIVPGCRKQPLPVILEEATDYIAALEMQVRAMSALADLLSGASSSSSAPPT comes from the coding sequence ATGGCGTCGAGTTTGGTGCCGAATACGGTTACGAACACGGCGAGTAGAGCGGCGgcgaggaggaggaagaagaagagaagtcaGGCTCCGAGTGCGGAGAGTCAAGATGCGAGCGATAACAACTCGGCTGCTGAGTGGAAATCCGAAGCTCAACAGCAGGTTTACTCGTCGAGGCTTCTCGGAGCGCTCCGGATGCTGCGGCTAAGTCCGCCTTCGTCGCCGGCGGCGCCGAAGGGCGGGAGAGCGGTGCGAGAAGTCGCGGACAGAGTTTTGGCGGTTACGGCGAAGGGGCGAACCAGGTGGAGCCGCGAGATCCTCACCAACCGCCTCAAGctgaagttcatgaagaagcaCAACAAGCGGCAGAGagtggtggcggcggcggctaCGGCGGCGAGAGGGAACAGCCGGTTGCCGAAGAAGCCGAGATTGAGTATTCTCCGGCTGAAAATGAAGAATTTACCGACTGTACAGCGAAAGGCTCGCGTCTTGGGCCGGATTGTTCCCGGCTGCCGGAAGCAGCCGCTGCCTGTGATTCTAGAAGAAGCCACTGATTACATAGCCGCTCTGGAGATGCAAGTCCGAGCCATGAGCGCTCTAGCCGATCTGCTTTCCGGCGCTTCTTCTTCTAGCTCAGCTCCTCCGACTTGA